The following proteins come from a genomic window of Pseudomonas sp. Z8(2022):
- the ispG gene encoding flavodoxin-dependent (E)-4-hydroxy-3-methylbut-2-enyl-diphosphate synthase — protein MHCESPIKRRLSRKIWVGSVPVGGDAPIAVQSMTNTDTNDVAATVAQIRRLEDAGADIVRVSVPDMDAAEAFGLIKQQVRVPLVADIHFDYQIALRVAELGVDCLRINPGNIGREDRVRAVVDAARDKGIPIRIGVNAGSLEKDLQKKYGEPTPEALVESALRHVEHLDRLNFPDFKVSVKASDVFMAVEAYRLLAKQIEQPLHLGITEAGGLRSGTVKSAVGLGMLLAEGIGDTIRISLAADPVEEIKVGFDILKSLRLRSRGINFIACPSCSRQNFDVVKTMNELEQRVEDLLVPLDVAVIGCVVNGPGEAKEAHIGLTGGSPNNLVYIDGKPASKLTNENLVDELEKLIRDKAAEKAAADAAVIVRS, from the coding sequence ATGCATTGCGAATCGCCGATCAAGCGTCGACTGTCGCGCAAGATCTGGGTGGGCTCGGTACCGGTGGGCGGCGATGCGCCGATTGCCGTACAGAGCATGACCAATACCGACACCAACGATGTTGCCGCTACCGTGGCGCAGATTCGTCGCCTGGAAGATGCCGGTGCCGATATCGTGCGCGTTTCCGTGCCGGACATGGATGCTGCCGAGGCCTTTGGCCTGATCAAGCAGCAGGTGCGCGTGCCGCTGGTGGCCGACATTCACTTCGACTACCAGATCGCCCTGCGCGTGGCTGAGCTGGGTGTCGACTGCCTGCGTATCAATCCGGGCAATATCGGTCGCGAGGACCGTGTCAGGGCAGTGGTCGACGCCGCGCGCGACAAGGGCATCCCGATCCGCATCGGCGTCAACGCCGGCTCTCTGGAAAAGGATCTGCAGAAGAAATACGGCGAACCGACACCCGAGGCTCTGGTTGAGTCTGCACTGCGCCATGTCGAGCATCTCGATCGTCTGAACTTTCCGGACTTCAAGGTCAGCGTGAAGGCCTCCGACGTGTTCATGGCGGTGGAGGCGTATCGCCTGCTGGCCAAACAGATCGAGCAGCCGCTGCACCTGGGCATCACCGAAGCCGGTGGCCTGCGCTCCGGCACCGTCAAGTCGGCAGTTGGCCTGGGTATGCTGCTGGCTGAAGGGATTGGCGATACCATCCGCATCTCCCTGGCCGCTGATCCGGTGGAGGAGATCAAGGTCGGCTTCGACATCCTCAAGTCATTGCGTCTGCGCTCGCGGGGCATCAACTTCATCGCCTGCCCGAGCTGCTCGCGGCAGAACTTCGATGTGGTCAAGACCATGAACGAGCTGGAACAGCGTGTCGAGGATCTGCTGGTACCGCTGGACGTGGCCGTGATTGGTTGTGTGGTCAACGGTCCCGGTGAAGCCAAGGAGGCGCATATCGGCCTCACTGGCGGCAGCCCGAACAACCTGGTCTATATCGACGGCAAGCCCGCCTCGAAACTGACCAACGAAAACCTGGTGGACGAGCTGGAGAAGCTCATCCGCGACAAGGCGGCCGAGAAGGCTGCCGCCGATGCAGCCGTGATCGTCCGTAGCTGA
- the fdx gene encoding ISC system 2Fe-2S type ferredoxin, translating to MPQVIFLPHERFCPDGLVVEAEPGISILELAHQHHIEMESACGGVCACTTCHCIVREGFDSLNEADELEEDYLDKAWGLEAQSRLACQAIVGEEDLTIEIPKYSLNHAAEAPH from the coding sequence ATGCCGCAGGTAATTTTTCTGCCTCACGAGCGGTTTTGCCCGGATGGCCTGGTAGTAGAGGCCGAGCCCGGCATTTCCATCCTCGAACTGGCTCATCAGCACCATATCGAGATGGAAAGCGCCTGCGGCGGGGTGTGTGCCTGCACCACCTGTCACTGCATCGTGCGTGAGGGCTTCGACTCGCTGAACGAAGCTGACGAGCTGGAAGAGGATTATCTGGACAAGGCCTGGGGGCTTGAAGCTCAGTCACGTCTGGCCTGTCAGGCTATCGTCGGTGAGGAGGACCTCACCATCGAGATTCCCAAGTATTCGCTTAATCACGCGGCTGAAGCGCCGCACTGA
- the rlmN gene encoding 23S rRNA (adenine(2503)-C(2))-methyltransferase RlmN encodes MTNTTGKINLLGLTQPEMERFFESIGEKRFRAGQVMKWIHHFGVDDFAAMTNVGKALREKLEASAEIRGPEVVSENISADGTRKWVVRVASGSCVETVYIPQNGRGTLCVSSQAGCALDCSFCSTGKQGFNSDLTSAEIIGQVWIANKSFGTVPAKIDRAITNVVMMGMGEPLLNFDNVVSAMQIMMDDLGYGISKRKVTLSTSGVVPMIDKLGEVIDVSLALSLHAPNDELRNQLVPINKKYPLDMLLAACKRYVSRLGEKRVLTIEYTLLKGVNDQPEHAEQMIALLADVPCKINLIPFNPFPFSGYERPSNNAIRRFQDLLHKAGHNVTVRTTRGDDIDAACGQLVGQVMDRTRRSERYIAVRQLGSEAPEPIAAANRN; translated from the coding sequence ATGACCAATACCACCGGCAAGATCAACCTGCTGGGCCTGACCCAGCCGGAAATGGAACGGTTCTTCGAGTCCATCGGCGAGAAGCGCTTCCGTGCCGGCCAGGTAATGAAGTGGATTCACCATTTTGGCGTCGATGATTTCGCCGCCATGACCAATGTCGGCAAGGCCTTGCGCGAGAAGCTCGAGGCCTCTGCCGAGATTCGCGGCCCTGAAGTGGTCAGCGAAAATATTTCCGCCGATGGCACGCGCAAGTGGGTGGTGCGTGTGGCGTCGGGTAGCTGCGTGGAAACCGTGTACATCCCGCAGAATGGCCGCGGTACGCTGTGCGTCTCGTCGCAGGCCGGTTGTGCCCTGGACTGCAGCTTCTGCTCCACCGGCAAGCAGGGCTTCAACAGCGACCTGACCAGTGCCGAGATCATCGGCCAGGTGTGGATCGCCAACAAATCCTTCGGTACCGTGCCGGCGAAGATCGATCGTGCCATCACCAACGTGGTGATGATGGGCATGGGCGAGCCGTTGCTGAACTTCGACAACGTCGTTTCCGCCATGCAGATCATGATGGACGACCTCGGCTACGGCATCTCCAAGCGCAAGGTGACCCTGTCCACCTCCGGCGTGGTACCGATGATCGACAAGCTGGGTGAAGTGATCGACGTGTCTCTGGCGCTGTCGCTGCACGCACCCAACGACGAGCTGCGCAACCAGTTGGTGCCGATCAACAAGAAGTACCCGCTGGACATGCTCCTGGCCGCGTGCAAGCGCTACGTTTCCAGACTGGGCGAGAAGCGTGTGCTGACCATCGAGTACACCCTGCTCAAGGGCGTGAACGATCAGCCCGAGCATGCTGAGCAGATGATCGCACTTCTGGCCGATGTACCTTGCAAGATCAACCTGATTCCGTTTAATCCATTCCCCTTCTCGGGGTACGAGCGGCCGAGCAATAACGCCATTCGCCGCTTCCAGGACCTGCTCCACAAGGCCGGGCACAACGTCACGGTACGCACCACCCGTGGTGACGATATCGACGCTGCCTGTGGCCAGTTGGTCGGTCAGGTCATGGATCGTACTCGGCGCAGCGAGCGTTATATCGCCGTGCGCCAGCTGGGCAGCGAGGCGCCAGAGCCTATCGCCGCCGCCAATCGAAATTGA
- a CDS encoding helix-turn-helix domain-containing protein, with protein MNAANSEATQPMPKNPGESLRQARELKGWSISEVAAQLNLTQQRLTQLEAGAFDKLPGTTFARGYIRAYAKLLDMDQNRLVLEFDQFTGTDASGSSVHALGRIEEPVRYSQSILRLISFLLLLALIGGGFIWWQDQGRPVTSLADLGLEHVEVEGADGTTQVHSLAEPEDQAVVAAQGNEQSSPLLLPIEPDEATEETDTAEQPATVPATEHTSEAASEIPHAPAAEQPAAAATVPAEPAAPVAAVPAGQGSLNVQFTADCWTQVTDADGKVLLSGLKRSGERIELTGKAPMELRLGFARGAQVTYNGESVDIAPHMTGETARLKLGL; from the coding sequence ATGAACGCGGCAAATAGCGAAGCGACTCAGCCAATGCCGAAAAATCCGGGCGAAAGCCTGCGCCAGGCCCGTGAGCTCAAGGGCTGGAGCATTTCCGAGGTGGCTGCCCAGCTCAACCTGACGCAGCAACGCCTGACCCAGCTCGAAGCCGGCGCTTTTGACAAGCTGCCGGGAACCACCTTTGCCCGTGGCTATATTCGTGCCTATGCCAAGCTGCTCGACATGGACCAGAACCGTCTGGTGCTGGAGTTCGACCAGTTCACCGGTACCGACGCCAGCGGCAGCAGCGTGCATGCTCTGGGGCGTATCGAGGAGCCCGTACGTTATTCGCAGAGCATCCTGCGTCTGATCAGTTTTCTGTTGTTGCTGGCATTGATCGGCGGCGGCTTCATCTGGTGGCAGGATCAGGGCCGGCCGGTGACCAGTCTGGCTGATCTTGGGCTTGAGCATGTCGAAGTGGAAGGCGCCGATGGTACTACCCAGGTGCATTCGCTTGCGGAGCCGGAAGATCAGGCCGTGGTTGCGGCGCAGGGCAACGAGCAGAGCAGCCCGCTGTTGCTGCCTATCGAGCCGGACGAGGCGACGGAAGAAACCGACACAGCCGAACAGCCTGCTACCGTGCCCGCCACTGAACACACTTCTGAAGCCGCATCGGAGATTCCGCATGCTCCCGCGGCGGAACAGCCTGCCGCAGCCGCTACTGTCCCAGCTGAACCCGCCGCACCCGTTGCAGCGGTTCCGGCCGGACAAGGCTCGCTCAATGTGCAGTTCACCGCCGACTGCTGGACGCAGGTGACCGATGCCGACGGCAAGGTGCTGCTCAGTGGGCTCAAGCGTAGCGGAGAGCGCATCGAACTGACTGGCAAGGCGCCCATGGAGTTGCGTCTGGGATTTGCACGTGGCGCTCAGGTGACCTACAACGGCGAAAGTGTGGACATTGCGCCGCACATGACTGGCGAGACCGCGCGCCTGAAACTGGGGTTGTAA
- the iscX gene encoding Fe-S cluster assembly protein IscX — MSLKWADVLDIAIELSEQKPDVDPRYVNFVDLHRWVVALPQFSDDPQRGGEKVLEAIQAAWIEELD; from the coding sequence ATGAGTCTTAAGTGGGCCGATGTGCTGGACATCGCCATTGAACTGAGCGAGCAGAAGCCGGATGTCGATCCGCGCTACGTGAACTTCGTCGATCTGCATCGCTGGGTTGTGGCGCTGCCGCAGTTTTCCGACGACCCTCAGCGTGGGGGTGAGAAGGTGCTGGAGGCGATACAGGCGGCCTGGATCGAAGAACTCGACTGA
- the pilW gene encoding type IV pilus biogenesis/stability protein PilW — MTLRPALLLLVASLLGGCVTTGDVDPMRTSKGRDEARDAYVQLGIAYIQQGDTQLAKVPLKNALELDPSNADAHAALAMAFQLEMEPKLADEHFRKALSQRPNDARLLNNYGGFLFEQKRYQDAMSTYLKATEDNLYPERSRVFENLGMTALQLGQREQAKEYFQRALRLSSRQPRALLEMAMLSYEDKEYVPSRSYYDSYSAIAPQSARSLLLGARLAEVFEDRDRAASLGLQLRRLYPASKEYQQFLSGQK; from the coding sequence ATGACCTTGCGCCCTGCGCTGTTGTTGCTCGTTGCCAGTCTGCTCGGTGGCTGTGTGACCACTGGCGATGTCGACCCTATGCGTACATCCAAAGGGCGTGACGAGGCACGGGACGCCTATGTCCAGCTGGGCATAGCCTATATCCAGCAGGGCGATACCCAGCTTGCCAAGGTGCCCCTGAAGAATGCCCTCGAGCTTGACCCCTCCAATGCCGATGCACATGCCGCTCTGGCCATGGCGTTCCAGTTGGAAATGGAGCCGAAACTGGCGGACGAGCATTTCCGCAAGGCCTTGTCCCAGCGCCCGAATGATGCTCGTCTGCTGAACAACTATGGCGGTTTCCTGTTCGAGCAGAAGCGCTATCAGGACGCCATGAGTACCTACCTCAAGGCGACCGAAGACAATCTCTATCCCGAGCGTTCCCGGGTTTTCGAGAACCTCGGCATGACAGCGCTGCAACTCGGCCAGCGAGAACAGGCCAAGGAATACTTTCAGCGCGCCCTGCGTCTGAGCAGCCGTCAGCCCCGGGCATTGCTGGAAATGGCCATGCTGTCCTACGAGGACAAGGAGTATGTGCCGTCCCGCAGTTACTACGACAGCTACAGCGCAATAGCGCCGCAGAGTGCCCGCAGCTTGTTGCTTGGGGCGCGTCTGGCCGAAGTTTTCGAGGACCGTGACCGGGCCGCCAGTCTGGGGCTGCAGTTACGACGTCTGTATCCGGCTTCCAAGGAATATCAGCAATTTCTTTCGGGGCAGAAATGA
- the ndk gene encoding nucleoside-diphosphate kinase, which translates to MAVQRTFSIIKPDAVAKNVIGEITTRFEKAGLRVVASKMVQLSEREAAGFYAEHSERGFFKDLVAFMTSGPVIVQVLEGENAVAKNRELMGATNPKEAAPGTIRADFAVSIDENAVHGSDSEASAAREIAYFFSATELCARIR; encoded by the coding sequence ATGGCTGTTCAACGTACTTTCTCCATCATCAAGCCTGACGCCGTTGCCAAGAACGTCATCGGTGAGATCACCACCCGTTTCGAAAAGGCCGGCCTGCGCGTTGTCGCTTCGAAGATGGTGCAACTGTCCGAGCGCGAAGCTGCCGGTTTCTATGCTGAGCACAGCGAGCGCGGTTTCTTCAAGGACCTGGTTGCCTTCATGACCTCCGGTCCGGTCATCGTTCAAGTTCTGGAAGGCGAGAACGCCGTTGCCAAGAACCGTGAGCTGATGGGCGCCACCAACCCGAAAGAAGCTGCTCCGGGCACCATCCGTGCCGATTTCGCCGTTTCCATCGACGAAAACGCCGTTCACGGTTCGGATTCCGAAGCATCCGCTGCCCGCGAGATCGCTTACTTCTTCTCCGCTACCGAGCTGTGCGCGCGCATTCGCTGA
- the hscA gene encoding Fe-S protein assembly chaperone HscA yields the protein MALLQIAEPGQSPQPHQRRLAVGIDLGTTNSLVAAVRSGLAEPLADADGKVILPSAVRYHAGSVEVGESARRSAASDPFNTVLSVKRLMGRGIADVHQLGEQLPYRFVAGESHMPFIETVQGAKSPVEVSAEILKALRLRAEQTLGGELVGAVITVPAYFDDAQRQATKDAARLAGLTVLRLLNEPTAAAVAYGLDQKAEGVVAIYDLGGGTFDISILRLTGGVFEVLATGGDSALGGDDFDHAVADWVIQQAGMSSDLDPATQRSLLQAACAAKEGLTNADSVELSHGDWQGVLSREQFEALIEPMVARSLKACRRAVRDSGVELEDVSAVVMVGGSTRVPRVREAVGELFGRAPLTNIDPDQVVAIGAAIQADALAGNQRGDGEELLLLDVIPLSLGLETMGGLMEKVIPRNTTIPVARAQEFTTYKDGQTAMMIHVLQGERELIADCRSLARFELRGIPPMVAGAAKIRVTFQVDADGLLSVAARELSSGVEASIQVKPSYGLTDGEIARMLQDSFQNAGDDKAARVLREQQVDAQRLIEAVEGALEADGDRLLDAEERQVIELQVQELRDLLAGNDGLAIERQTKRLSQVTDAFAARRLDSTVKAALAGRNLNEIEE from the coding sequence ATGGCCTTATTGCAGATCGCCGAGCCAGGACAGAGTCCGCAACCGCACCAGCGTCGGCTGGCAGTGGGTATCGACCTGGGCACCACCAATTCTCTGGTCGCTGCAGTGCGCAGCGGTCTGGCTGAGCCTCTGGCTGACGCCGATGGCAAGGTCATCCTGCCTTCCGCCGTGCGTTATCACGCTGGCAGCGTCGAGGTCGGGGAGTCGGCCAGGCGGTCGGCTGCCAGTGATCCGTTCAATACCGTGTTGTCGGTCAAGCGTCTGATGGGGCGCGGTATCGCCGATGTGCATCAGCTCGGCGAGCAACTGCCGTACCGCTTCGTCGCGGGCGAGTCGCACATGCCCTTCATCGAGACGGTGCAGGGGGCGAAAAGTCCGGTCGAGGTATCGGCGGAAATCCTCAAGGCTCTGCGCTTGCGCGCCGAGCAGACTCTGGGTGGTGAGCTGGTAGGGGCGGTGATTACCGTGCCGGCCTATTTCGATGATGCTCAGCGTCAGGCCACCAAGGATGCCGCGCGTCTAGCCGGTCTTACCGTTCTGCGACTGCTCAACGAGCCGACCGCTGCGGCTGTTGCCTATGGCCTGGATCAGAAGGCTGAAGGCGTGGTCGCCATCTACGATCTGGGTGGTGGCACCTTCGATATTTCCATTCTGCGTCTGACCGGCGGTGTTTTCGAGGTGCTGGCCACCGGTGGCGACAGCGCGCTGGGTGGCGATGACTTCGATCATGCCGTGGCCGACTGGGTCATCCAGCAAGCCGGCATGTCCAGTGATCTCGATCCGGCGACCCAGCGCAGCCTGCTGCAGGCGGCCTGCGCGGCGAAGGAAGGTCTGACGAATGCCGACAGCGTCGAGCTGAGTCACGGCGACTGGCAGGGTGTGTTGTCGCGTGAGCAGTTCGAGGCGCTGATCGAACCCATGGTGGCGCGCAGCCTCAAAGCCTGCCGTCGCGCAGTGCGAGATTCGGGCGTCGAGCTCGAAGACGTCAGCGCAGTGGTCATGGTCGGCGGTTCCACGCGTGTGCCGCGTGTACGAGAGGCCGTGGGTGAACTGTTCGGCCGTGCGCCGCTGACCAATATCGACCCTGACCAGGTGGTGGCCATTGGCGCCGCGATCCAGGCCGATGCTCTGGCCGGCAATCAGCGTGGTGATGGCGAGGAGCTGTTGCTGCTGGACGTGATTCCCCTGTCGCTCGGCCTGGAAACCATGGGCGGGCTGATGGAGAAGGTGATCCCGCGCAACACCACCATTCCGGTGGCGCGTGCGCAGGAGTTCACTACCTACAAGGATGGCCAGACGGCCATGATGATTCACGTGCTGCAGGGCGAGCGTGAACTGATCGCCGACTGCCGCTCGCTGGCACGTTTCGAGCTGCGCGGCATTCCGCCGATGGTGGCGGGGGCAGCGAAGATTCGTGTGACCTTTCAGGTCGATGCCGATGGTCTGCTCAGCGTTGCGGCGCGCGAGCTGAGTTCCGGTGTCGAGGCAAGCATTCAGGTCAAGCCGTCCTACGGGCTGACCGATGGCGAGATTGCTCGCATGCTGCAGGACTCCTTCCAGAACGCCGGGGACGACAAGGCTGCGCGTGTACTGCGCGAGCAGCAGGTCGATGCGCAGCGTCTGATTGAGGCGGTCGAGGGGGCCCTGGAGGCCGATGGCGATCGCCTGCTGGATGCCGAGGAGCGTCAGGTCATCGAGTTGCAGGTGCAGGAGCTTCGCGATCTGCTCGCCGGCAACGACGGTCTGGCGATCGAGCGGCAGACCAAGCGTCTGTCGCAGGTCACTGATGCATTCGCTGCCAGGCGCCTGGATTCGACGGTCAAGGCCGCGCTGGCCGGGCGCAATCTGAACGAAATCGAGGAATAA